In one Silene latifolia isolate original U9 population chromosome 10, ASM4854445v1, whole genome shotgun sequence genomic region, the following are encoded:
- the LOC141608033 gene encoding uncharacterized protein LOC141608033 translates to MVEMMVDQHLLVDVSFKDEKGDVVKVEVKYEWRPVTCSICHGMGHEGKHCKRGEKKKKDTVITSKVWRPIAKKASEELVQGTPATTVQVAQPAGRAPVRSIQNNTPPVKRLTILTRRREETGGYSKEEFGAHSYKEVLSSPPSRKQSGANGDFNCVLAANDRYGGASAATEMEPFRRCVEDCEVVDIAATGSLYTWNNKQRPEERIYSRIDRFMVNKDWCDIYPDKYAHFLPEGLFDHSPCLEVEGLQKQLGVDPGNQQLQQQEYEASQELKIKSLARDSFLYQKAKSVWIKDGDSNSAYFYNTIKQRRNKNIVIMIEDMDCNMCDTPGLVQNAFLEYYKHLLGTKQRDQRIHRKIIDQGPRCSEAHTALLLRPVTGEEVKDTRFSIPDVKSPGPDGYNSRFFKDAWGEIGKDVITAVLDFFQHGNILKQINATNLTMVPKCDRPQNVMQYRPIAYCNVIYKVMSKILCARLADVLPHIVDQNQGAFIQHRSIQENILIYQDLIRLYERPSSSPTCMFKIDLQKDYDTVEWEFVDKLLIMLNFPLRFRNMVMQCITIASFSISLNGEMFGFFPRKRGLRQGDPLSPLIFTLCMEYLTRTLKYAASRYEFGFHPMCKKLGLTNLMFADDVLMFSRGDAESMMLLLRSYSTFSKATSLKVSASKSNAYFCGVSDQLKQEILSVSGFKEGKLPFRYLGLPIQTTRLQKRDCDCLVEKIFSKIHSFGARKFSYTGRLILVQAVLKSLCSYWASLFILPKGIIQRVEATCRNFLWDGGTDYRRAPLVAWDKVCRPKEEGGLGLKEMVMWNKALVGRLVDWVYEGRDTVWVHWVECNYLKGRAWSDYEPTTNSSWVWRRICRVKQELTAGYSTGRWHDQPDGYSPAGCYRWLRGFRPQVCWMNVVWNPWNIPKNSFMGWLWAHDALQTKNKLLQYGVASDAHCLLCGQDTESQDHLFFACIYSRRVIQSLNQIIGGAFPTTNLLDWCLHKTGTKVQKRVYFAVLMCLIYQVWQERNKSRVEMTILRPEMLSKVIEQEVKARIRSRDMQHLKHDDLEWLDSMNLLITEYGSAETSRLGHQNYGYRTRMHNYLKYIYQESYLAGWQQLSPAQFQQPAPAEVLQYIIAEFQ, encoded by the exons ATGGTGGAGATGATGGTGGACCAACACCTCCTAGTAGATGTTTCATTCAAAGATGAGAAAGGAGATGTGGTTAAAGTGGAGGTAAAGTATGAGTGGAGGCCTGTTACTTGCAGCATTTGCCATGGGATGGGTCATGAAGGGAAACATTGTAAACGTGgagagaaaaagaagaaggataCAGTGATTACCAGTAAAGTTTGGAGGCCTATTGCTAAGAAAGCATCTGAGGAACTGGTACAGGGAACTCCTGCTACAACAGTCCAGGTGGCTCAACCAGCAGGTAGGGCTCCAGTTAGAAGTATTCAAAATAACACTCCCCCAGTCAAGAGATTAACTATATTGACTAGGAGGAGAGAAGAGACAGGTGGGTATAGTAAGGAGGAATTTGGAGCACATTCGTATAAGGAGGTTTTATCTTCTCCACCCTCAAGAAAACAGTCTGGTGCAAATG GTGATTTCAACTGTGTTTTGGCTGCTAATGATAGATATGGGGGTGCTTCTGCTGCTACAGAAATGGAGCCTTTTAGGAGGTGTGTAGAAGACTGTGAGGTGGTGGATATTGCTGCTACTGGATCATTATACACCTGGAATAATAAGCAGAGGCCTGAGGAGAGAATTTATAGCAGGATAGATAGGTTTATGGTTAACAAAGATTGGTGTGATATATACCCTGATAAATATGCTCATTTCTTGCCAGAAGGATTATTTGATCATTCTCCATGTCTG GAGGTTGAGGGTCTACAAAAGCAACTGGGCGTGGATCCTGGTAATCAGCAGTTACAACAGCAGGAGTATGAGGCTTCCCAGGAGCTTAAAATTAAGAGCTTGGCTAGAGACAGCTTCCTTTATCAAAAGGCAAAGAGTGTCTGGATTAAGGATGGTGACTCTAACAGTGCTTATTTTTATAACACAATCAAGCAGAGAAGGAATAAGAATATAGTGATTATGATAGAGGACATGGATTGCAACATGTGTGATACTCCTGGACTGGTACAAAATGCTTTTCTGGAGTATTATAAGCATCTCTTAGGCACGAAACAAAGGGATCAAAGAATTCACAGGAAGATTATTGATCAAGGCCCTAGGTGTTCTGAAGCTCATACTGCCCTCCTACTCAGACCTGTCACTGGTGAAGAGGTCAAGGACACTCGTTTTAGTATCCCTGATGTCAAATCCCCGGGACCAGATGGGTATAATAGCAGGTTTTTCAAAGATGCTTGGGGAGAGATAGGCAAGGATGTTATCACAGCTGTTCTAGATTTCTTCCAACATGGTAACATTTTGAAGCAAATAAATGCAACTAATCTTACCATGGTACCTAAATGTGATAGACCTCAGAATGTTATGCAATATCGTCCCATTGCTTACTGCAATGTAATTTATAAGGTAATGTCGAAGATTTTATGTGCTAGACTGGCTGATGTCCTCCCTCATATAGTGGATCAAAATCAGGGAGCTTTTATCCAACACAGAAGCATTCAAGAGAACATTCTGATATATCAGGATCTGATTAGACTATATGAAAGACCTTCTTCCTCTCCCACGTGTATGTTTAAAATTGATCTACAGAAAGATTATGACACTGTAGAGTGGGAGTTTGTGGACAAGTTGCTGATCATGCTGAACTTTCCCTTGAGATTTAGGAATATGGTAATGCAATGCATTACTATAGCTTCCTTTTCTATTTCTTTGAATGGTGAAATGTTTGGTTTCTTTCCAAGGAAGAGGGGTCTGAGGCAGGGAGACCCTCTTTCACCCCTCATTTTTACTCTGTGTATGGAATACTTGACCAGAACCCTCAAATATGCAGCTTCTAGATATGAGTTTGGTTTTCATCCAATGTGCAAAAAATTAGGGCTCACTAatctgatgtttgctgatgatgtccTTATGTTCAGTAGAGGGGATGCAGAGTCAATGATGCTATTATTGAGGTCCTACTCTACTTTCTCAAAAGCTACTAGTTTAAAAGTAAGTGCATCAAAATCCAATGCTTACTTCTGTGGGGTGTCTGATCAACTCAAGCAGGAGATTTTAAGTGTTTCTGGGTTCAAGGAAGGGAAGCTGCCTTTCAGATATTTAGGCTTGCCTATCCAAACTACTAGATTGCAAAAGAGAGATTGTGACTGTTTGGTAGAAAAAATTTTCTCTAAAATCCATAGCTTTGGGGCTAGGAAATTCTCATATACAGGAAGACTGATCTTGGTACAGGCTGTGTTAAAGAGTCTTTGTTCTTACTGGGcttctttatttattcttcccAAAGGGATAATCCAAAGAGTGGAAGCTACTTGCAGGAACTTCCTATGGGATGGGGGCACTGATTATAGGAGAGCTCCTTTGGTGGCTTGGGACAAAGTGTGCAGGCCTAAAGAGGAAGGGGGTCTAGGTCTTAAGGAAATGGTGATGTGGAATAAAGCTCTGGTAGGGAGGCTTGTGGACTGGGTCTATGAGGGAAGGGACACTGTCTGGGTTCACTGGGTGGAATGTAATTATCTCAAAGGAAGGGCTTGGTCTGATTATGAGCCTACTACCAATTCCAGCTGGGTTTGGAGGCGCATATGcagggtcaaacaggagcttacAGCAGGCTATTCAACTGGCAGATGGCATGATCAACCAGACGGATACTCTCCTGCTGGCTGCTATAGGTGGCTGAGAGGGTTCAGGCCTCAAGTTTGTTGGATGAATGTGGTTTGGAATCCATGGAACATCCCTAAGAATAGTTTTATGGGATGGTTATGGGCTCATGATGCTCTGCAGACTAAGAACAAGCTTTTGCAATATGGGGTTGCCAGTGATGCTCACTGTCTTCTGTGTGGGCAAGACACTGAATCTCAAGACCATCTCTTTTTTGCCTGTATTTATAGCAGGAGAGTTATCCAGTCTTTGAATCAGATTATTGGGGGAGCCTTTCCCACAACTAATCTGCTGGATTGGTGTTTGCATAAAACTGGTACCAAGGTCCAGAAAAGGGTGTATTTTGCTGTGCTTATGTGTCTGATTTATCAGGTTTGGCAGGAAAGGAACAAGAGTAGGGTGGAAATGACTATTCTCAGGCCTGAAATGCTTAGTAAAGTGATAGAGCAGGAGGTGAAAGCTAGGATCAGGAGTAGGGATATGCAACATTTGAAACATGATGATCTTGAATGGCTAGATAGCATGAATCTCtt AATAACGGAGTATGGTTCAGCAGAAACAAGTAGATTAGGGCACCAGAATTATGGGTACAGAACACGGATGCACAATTATCTCAAATATATCTACCAGGAGTCATACCTAGCGGGCTGGCAACAACTTTCTCCAGCACAGTTTCAGCAGCCCG